The following proteins come from a genomic window of Methanosarcina sp. MTP4:
- a CDS encoding serine/threonine-protein kinase RIO2 yields the protein MINEVLRVFRELDKKDFRVLTGVEMGMKHFEWVPAEDLNKYTKLPSEKLDYRLKKLVRNNLVVRTFQPYEGYQIYFEGYDALALNTFVKRKSISAIGDEVGVGKESVIFEAIKEPELAIGEPIPVIIKFHREGRTSFKQVRRVRDHLGEREHFSWIYAARLAAQREYGIMTTLYPKVSIPKPIDQNRHAIVMELAKGSILSKTKVLDPEWYLDEILRQVKLTYSLGIIHADLSEYNIFVAEDCVQLIDWPQYVTPDHPHADELLERDVSNVLNHFYKKYGTKRDLEEVLREIKSEWESKAGDEAGKEISGEAGEEIGTETEADLEEDFGDDFEEEDFEEDFKEDMRG from the coding sequence CGAGTGGGTGCCCGCGGAAGACCTGAACAAATATACCAAGTTGCCCTCTGAAAAACTGGACTACAGGCTGAAGAAGCTTGTCAGGAATAATCTGGTTGTCAGGACTTTCCAGCCTTATGAGGGCTACCAGATCTATTTCGAGGGTTACGATGCCCTGGCTCTCAACACTTTCGTTAAGAGGAAAAGCATCAGTGCCATCGGAGATGAGGTTGGGGTAGGGAAAGAGTCCGTGATCTTCGAGGCGATAAAGGAGCCTGAACTGGCAATAGGGGAGCCTATTCCGGTCATCATCAAGTTCCACCGGGAAGGGAGGACCAGTTTCAAGCAGGTCAGAAGGGTCCGCGATCACCTGGGAGAAAGGGAACACTTTTCCTGGATTTATGCCGCCCGCCTGGCAGCCCAGCGGGAATACGGGATCATGACCACCCTTTATCCGAAGGTTTCCATCCCAAAACCAATTGACCAGAACCGGCACGCTATTGTAATGGAACTGGCAAAGGGGAGCATCCTCTCAAAGACGAAGGTCCTGGATCCGGAATGGTACCTGGACGAAATCCTCCGCCAGGTAAAGCTAACCTACTCCCTCGGAATAATCCACGCTGACCTAAGTGAGTATAATATCTTCGTTGCCGAAGACTGTGTCCAGCTAATCGACTGGCCCCAGTATGTCACCCCTGACCATCCTCACGCAGATGAACTGCTGGAAAGGGATGTTTCCAATGTCCTGAACCACTTTTACAAAAAATACGGGACAAAAAGGGACCTTGAGGAGGTTCTCAGGGAAATTAAGAGTGAATGGGAATCCAAGGCTGGAGATGAAGCAGGAAAAGAGATTTCAGGTGAGGCTGGAGAAGAGATCGGAACTGAAACTGAAGCTGACCTTGAAGAAGATTTCGGGGATGACTTTGAAGAAGAAGATTTCGAAGAAGATTTCAAAGAAGATATGCGGGGATGA
- a CDS encoding MBL fold metallo-hydrolase: MEFSFKGGCREVGRSGLLVNEEVLLDYGIKAGDIPEYPQNGMEPKSVLISHGHLDHCGAVPNLMYMNPEVFMTPPTAEFTGLLGRDTLKLAERTLSGVAPFDPDDLQKLSRSIQKTDTGTEFMTHGYKARFYGAGHIPGASGIYLESEAGESLFYTGDFSLQATRLVPGAEKFPKADTLILESTYFGEEHTPRKETEERFIESVWETLDMGGTAIIPAFAIGRTQEILMLLDAHGIHAYVDGMGKDVYKILKKYPEYLKNPRLLDQAFDNATPVKPSKRAEILKEPSVIVTTAGMLNGGPVLYYLSKLHKDPNSKILLTGYQVEGTNGRMAVENGIIENNGTVLSLKPKLEQYDFSAHSGDSELKQVVTKFCKKGTERVFVMHGDKTEAFARWISEEISEETGVEAYAPANGESFSF; encoded by the coding sequence TTGGAGTTTAGTTTTAAAGGCGGATGCAGGGAAGTCGGACGTTCAGGTTTACTCGTCAATGAGGAGGTCCTGCTCGATTACGGAATTAAGGCAGGGGATATCCCCGAATACCCCCAGAACGGTATGGAACCCAAAAGCGTGCTTATTTCCCACGGGCACCTGGACCACTGCGGGGCAGTCCCGAACCTCATGTACATGAACCCGGAAGTCTTCATGACCCCGCCGACTGCGGAGTTTACCGGGCTTCTGGGGAGAGATACCCTAAAACTTGCGGAAAGGACCCTCTCGGGCGTGGCCCCCTTTGACCCTGACGACCTGCAAAAGCTCTCCCGCTCCATCCAGAAGACCGACACGGGGACGGAATTCATGACCCATGGTTACAAAGCCCGTTTCTATGGGGCAGGGCACATCCCCGGGGCTTCGGGCATTTACCTGGAATCCGAAGCAGGAGAAAGTCTTTTTTATACGGGTGATTTCAGTCTTCAGGCCACAAGGCTGGTTCCGGGAGCTGAAAAGTTCCCGAAAGCCGACACCCTCATACTCGAAAGTACCTATTTCGGGGAAGAACATACCCCTCGCAAAGAAACCGAGGAACGTTTCATCGAATCCGTCTGGGAAACCCTGGACATGGGGGGAACAGCTATTATCCCGGCCTTTGCCATCGGCAGGACCCAGGAAATCCTTATGCTTCTGGACGCCCACGGGATCCACGCTTATGTGGACGGGATGGGAAAGGATGTATACAAAATCCTCAAAAAATATCCCGAATACCTGAAAAACCCCAGACTCCTTGACCAGGCCTTCGATAATGCCACGCCCGTAAAGCCGAGTAAAAGGGCGGAGATCCTTAAAGAACCCTCAGTAATCGTCACCACCGCCGGTATGCTGAACGGGGGGCCCGTGCTCTACTACCTGAGCAAGCTCCATAAAGACCCGAACTCAAAAATCCTGCTTACCGGCTACCAGGTAGAAGGCACAAACGGAAGGATGGCCGTGGAAAACGGGATCATCGAAAACAACGGAACTGTCCTGTCCCTGAAACCGAAACTTGAACAGTACGACTTTTCAGCCCACAGCGGAGACTCCGAACTGAAACAGGTTGTAACGAAGTTCTGCAAAAAGGGCACGGAAAGGGTCTTTGTAATGCACGGGGACAAAACCGAAGCCTTTGCCCGGTGGATATCAGAGGAAATCTCAGAGGAAACCGGTGTGGAAGCCTATGCCCCTGCAAACGGAGAATCCTTTAGTTTTTAA
- a CDS encoding ferredoxin domain-containing protein, which translates to MILNPESEVLETLAKSILLAARTAPKAKGVDDIVTALVEAEDIEVLASTMEKLADEKGEGFAFLKRDAGNLRNAGAAVLIGVKASGAAGLNCGACGFSTCKEMLAQQKVEEEFKGPNCMFKYADLGIAVGSAVARAKDLCIDNRVMYTVGAAARVSGLLDADVALGIPLSVTGKNVFFDRK; encoded by the coding sequence ATGATCCTGAATCCTGAATCCGAAGTGCTCGAAACGCTCGCAAAAAGCATCCTCCTGGCTGCCAGGACCGCCCCGAAAGCCAAAGGAGTTGACGATATAGTAACAGCCCTGGTGGAAGCCGAAGATATCGAAGTTCTTGCCTCTACAATGGAAAAACTCGCCGACGAGAAAGGCGAAGGCTTCGCCTTCCTGAAAAGGGACGCAGGCAACCTCAGGAATGCCGGAGCTGCGGTCCTGATAGGGGTCAAAGCCAGCGGGGCTGCAGGCTTAAATTGCGGAGCCTGCGGTTTTTCGACCTGCAAAGAGATGCTTGCACAGCAAAAAGTAGAAGAAGAATTCAAAGGTCCCAACTGCATGTTCAAGTACGCCGACCTCGGAATCGCGGTGGGATCAGCCGTTGCCAGGGCAAAAGACCTTTGCATTGACAACCGGGTAATGTACACCGTCGGAGCAGCCGCCAGGGTTTCGGGGCTTCTGGACGCCGACGTGGCTTTAGGAATTCCCCTGAGCGTGACGGGGAAGAACGTTTTCTTTGATAGAAAGTAA
- a CDS encoding DUF460 domain-containing protein → MQNRIIYGIDIARGSPRAKELPRYALAVLRDGEITHHTMLRRQKVLNMVLKDRPEIIAVDNIFELAADRKELISIMNRLPDGVKLVQVTGGLHPEPLVRLGKKHGISFDPTNPNEEAETCARLAELGVGHVVSLFEDMTKIKVSRARSLGRGGWSQNRYRRKVHGFVQQRSREIEDILKRLSREKGIRFEVVNVKGFGGYVRSEFTVYAKRGEIPIHPMVSSDAQVSVKNVERDRIRYIPLKQKQSRRHFTIVGIDPGTTVGIAILSLDGDLLFLKSFRGIAPDEVVKLIAEYGKPAVIASDVAPMPGSVEKIRRSFNAAPASPGTEVSAEEKIALGKPFGYSNDHERDALTAALLTYKSYRNVFSRIEKKAPGGADLEMIKLWVIRGDSIEAAVEKVQVQAQARKKPKKAPELPGKPEDMALEESLRKMRETVQQQGEQIRNLQEYVRELKREAAAKDRKISKLESRLRDFKKEAYMEVRKEKELRIRESTIENLKRELVRKNRTLKDLRRRSKKLRKIQKMEVRGEGTPVKVISAFTKESIAETKEHYGLKEGDVVFLENPSGGGTATAQILVEAGVRAVLIPEDISHAAEGTFFKGGVPVLKNVPLERADDFAMVEPEVLKTAIAEWETEAETKRQKAKEDELQSIFDEYRSERRRGLI, encoded by the coding sequence ATGCAAAACAGGATTATCTATGGAATTGACATTGCCAGGGGCTCACCGCGAGCGAAAGAGCTCCCCAGGTATGCCCTGGCAGTCCTCAGAGATGGGGAAATTACCCATCATACCATGCTCCGCCGCCAGAAGGTCCTGAATATGGTTCTTAAGGACCGGCCGGAGATAATTGCCGTGGACAATATCTTTGAGCTGGCTGCGGACCGAAAAGAGCTTATTTCCATTATGAACCGCCTTCCTGACGGCGTAAAGCTCGTCCAGGTTACGGGCGGGCTGCACCCCGAACCCCTTGTCCGGCTTGGGAAAAAGCACGGAATTTCCTTTGACCCGACAAACCCGAACGAGGAAGCCGAAACCTGTGCTCGCCTGGCTGAGCTGGGAGTCGGGCATGTGGTCTCCCTTTTTGAAGACATGACAAAGATCAAGGTCAGCAGGGCACGTTCCCTTGGCCGGGGGGGCTGGAGCCAGAACCGCTACCGAAGAAAGGTCCATGGGTTTGTTCAGCAGCGGAGCCGGGAAATCGAGGACATCCTGAAGAGACTTTCCCGGGAAAAGGGAATCAGGTTTGAAGTCGTGAACGTAAAGGGATTCGGAGGCTATGTAAGGTCCGAGTTCACCGTATATGCAAAACGCGGAGAGATTCCAATACACCCGATGGTCAGCAGCGATGCACAGGTAAGCGTAAAGAATGTGGAACGGGACAGGATCCGCTACATCCCCCTCAAGCAAAAACAGTCCAGACGGCATTTCACGATCGTGGGGATTGACCCCGGGACCACCGTAGGCATAGCTATCCTCTCCCTGGACGGGGACCTCCTCTTTTTGAAAAGTTTCCGGGGAATAGCCCCCGACGAGGTCGTCAAGCTGATTGCCGAATACGGGAAACCCGCCGTTATTGCCAGTGACGTGGCCCCAATGCCGGGTTCGGTCGAAAAGATCAGGAGAAGCTTTAACGCTGCGCCTGCAAGCCCGGGGACTGAAGTCTCTGCCGAGGAGAAAATTGCCCTTGGAAAGCCTTTTGGCTACTCCAACGACCATGAGAGGGACGCGCTAACCGCAGCCCTCCTCACCTATAAAAGCTACAGGAACGTCTTTTCCCGGATTGAAAAGAAAGCCCCTGGGGGGGCCGACCTCGAAATGATCAAGCTCTGGGTAATCCGGGGAGATTCGATTGAAGCTGCCGTTGAAAAGGTGCAAGTCCAGGCCCAGGCCAGGAAAAAGCCCAAAAAGGCCCCAGAGCTTCCCGGAAAGCCCGAGGATATGGCTCTTGAAGAATCGCTCCGGAAAATGAGGGAAACAGTCCAGCAGCAGGGCGAACAGATCCGGAACCTCCAGGAATACGTGAGAGAGTTAAAGCGGGAGGCTGCTGCCAAGGACAGGAAGATCTCAAAGCTTGAGTCAAGGCTGAGAGATTTCAAAAAAGAAGCCTACATGGAAGTCCGGAAGGAAAAAGAGCTCAGGATCAGGGAAAGCACCATCGAGAACCTCAAAAGGGAATTGGTCAGGAAAAACAGGACCCTGAAAGACCTGCGCCGGAGGAGCAAGAAGCTCCGGAAAATCCAGAAAATGGAAGTCCGGGGGGAAGGCACCCCCGTCAAGGTCATCTCTGCCTTTACAAAAGAATCCATTGCCGAAACAAAGGAACACTACGGCCTGAAAGAAGGAGATGTCGTCTTCCTGGAAAACCCCAGCGGAGGCGGGACAGCCACTGCCCAGATCCTGGTGGAAGCCGGGGTAAGAGCAGTCCTTATCCCTGAAGACATCTCCCACGCAGCCGAGGGCACTTTCTTCAAAGGGGGTGTCCCTGTCCTGAAAAACGTGCCCCTTGAAAGGGCTGACGACTTTGCCATGGTCGAGCCTGAAGTCCTGAAAACGGCTATTGCCGAATGGGAAACAGAAGCCGAAACAAAGCGGCAGAAAGCCAAAGAAGACGAACTGCAGAGCATCTTCGATGAGTACAGGAGTGAACGGAGGAGAGGGTTGATTTAA